In Thermorudis peleae, a genomic segment contains:
- a CDS encoding aminotransferase class IV, which produces MYWNAEAGEGFVFRLQDHLERLHHSMKLVRLERRYSVDELTEAVITLLRANECREDTYIQPVAYRSGGPKSLSGIALSRKSTFRSDQCIRTAQWQSGACPCQLVATDCR; this is translated from the coding sequence ATGTACTGGAACGCCGAGGCTGGGGAAGGCTTCGTGTTCCGCCTGCAAGATCACCTGGAGCGATTGCACCACTCGATGAAGCTCGTGCGTCTTGAACGCCGATACAGCGTGGATGAGCTCACTGAAGCGGTCATCACGCTGCTCCGTGCCAATGAGTGTCGCGAAGATACCTACATCCAGCCAGTCGCCTACCGCAGTGGCGGGCCGAAGAGTTTGAGCGGTATAGCCCTGAGTCGCAAATCTACATTTCGATCCGACCAATGCATCAGAACTGCTCAGTGGCAAAGCGGTGCATGCCCGTGTCAGCTCGTGGCGACGGATTGCCGATGA
- a CDS encoding ROK family protein has translation MLHEQHRRALRQAPRHSHRCHTRSPRSILSRGVIHMAPNLPGWHDVPLKDELVRRLKRPIVLGNDGNGAALGEALFGAAREHDTLCTVSLARASGVASSPIGLLVEGVAGLGAEVGHVPVDPNGPRCHCGGIGCLEAFVSGWALARDGEALVQSGRSPSITQLAGGQPVTADYRHCSCTPRRSGSTGYLRPGRTSAGGRACRSHQPFQPGSDRAWGWCGRSRRLLTAPLQQWLPTYAMPHIADHVRIVTSSLGPNVGLYGAAARAFLVSDGVPPNAIRLPDR, from the coding sequence GTGCTCCACGAGCAGCACCGAAGAGCGCTTCGCCAAGCGCCGCGCCATTCCCATCGTTGCCACACACGGTCGCCACGCTCGATCCTGTCGCGCGGCGTCATCCACATGGCGCCAAACCTCCCCGGCTGGCACGACGTACCACTCAAAGACGAACTCGTGCGTCGTCTGAAGCGACCGATTGTGCTCGGCAACGATGGGAATGGCGCGGCGCTTGGCGAAGCGCTCTTCGGTGCTGCTCGTGAGCACGACACATTGTGCACTGTGTCATTGGCACGGGCTTCGGGGGTGGCATCATCACCCATCGGGTTGCTTGTCGAGGGTGTCGCAGGACTGGGTGCCGAAGTTGGACACGTGCCGGTTGACCCCAACGGGCCGCGCTGCCACTGCGGAGGCATCGGTTGCCTGGAAGCGTTCGTAAGCGGATGGGCACTTGCGCGCGACGGCGAGGCGCTTGTGCAATCTGGCCGGTCGCCCAGCATCACCCAGCTTGCTGGCGGGCAACCGGTCACTGCCGATTATCGTCACTGCAGCTGCACGCCAAGGCGATCCGGCAGCACGGGCTATCTTCGCCCAGGCCGGACGAGCGCTGGCGGTCGGGCTTGCAGGTCTCATCAACCTTTTCAACCCGGAAGTGATCGTGCTTGGGGGTGGTGTGGCCGAAGCCGGCGACTGCTGACAGCACCACTCCAGCAGTGGCTTCCAACCTACGCGATGCCGCATATTGCTGACCATGTGCGTATCGTGACCTCATCCCTTGGACCAAACGTCGGGTTGTACGGCGCGGCTGCTCGCGCGTTCCTCGTCAGTGACGGCGTGCCACCGAACGCGATCCGGCTACCAGACCGGTAG
- a CDS encoding aminotransferase class IV: MSQTTATASWRRWKHSQDGYDAAILLNTQGKVAEGPGACLMLVRNGKLITPDVTSSILESITRDTLLTLAREDLGLLVEERPVESHRTLSCGRSLLVRHSRRDYPNCEH, from the coding sequence ATATCTCAAACTACCGCAACAGCCAGCTGGCGACGATGGAAGCACTCCCAGGATGGCTATGACGCGGCAATCCTGCTGAACACGCAGGGCAAAGTAGCCGAAGGGCCAGGTGCTTGCCTCATGCTGGTGCGGAACGGCAAGCTCATCACGCCCGACGTGACCAGCAGCATTTTGGAGAGTATTACTCGCGACACGCTGCTGACGCTCGCCCGCGAGGACCTTGGGCTGCTCGTGGAAGAGCGACCGGTTGAATCGCACCGAACTCTATCTTGCGGACGAAGTCTTCTTGTGCGGCACAGCCGCCGAGATTACCCCAATTGCGAGCATTGA